Genomic segment of Ewingella sp. CoE-038-23:
GGCTCGCTAAGGGCTTTAAGGATGCGGCGAAAGCTGAACTGCGCATCGGCGACGGGATTTTGGAAGCTGGCAACTAGTGACATGAATTACTCTCCGCGAACCAGGGTGAAGAAGTCGACGCGGCTGGCTGCCACTTCCCGAGCGCGCTGTTCGCGGCGCTCTTGTTGGGTAGCGGCCAGCGGGGCGATCAGGGATTTGTGCAACAGCTCATCCATGCCGTTTACCTGTAAAAGCGCGTCGATAATGGCGCACAGTTCGGCATGGGCTTTGTCGCGACCGGCGACATAGCTGTAGCCATAAACGCCGGAGTCGAGCTGCACCACGGCGCGAGTGACGGTCATATCACCCATCACAAAGCGTTTTCCGGTGCCACCCATGCGGCCTTGCAATTGGGTCAAGCCGGTTTCTGCGGCGCGCAGGCGTTCAAATTTTGGCGAGAGGTTCAGCGGTTGCCACAGCGCCAGAAGTTCGGCGGGCTGGCTGTGTGCCAGCACTGACATCCAGCGCTGGCGATTTTCGAGGGCGTGCATTCAGTGCTCCATTGTCAATTCAATCATGTCGGCGCGGGTCAGCCCGACGGAGTATTCCGCCACGTTGCCACTGCCGTCACAGGTGTTGAGAGTTCGCACGCACAGCAGCGGGGCCTGCGGGACGATTTCGAGTAATTTGCTTTCTTTCGCCAGTGCGCGGCGGGCGTTAATGCGGGTAGTGCGGCGGGTCAGAGTCTGTTTGATTTCAGTACGGATAAAGTCGTGCAGTGAACCATTGTGGAAATTTTGCAGAGAAGGCCACCAGTCGAGATCCGGCAGGTAGTGGTCGATAACGCTGACCGGCACCCCGTTCACCCGTCGCAGCGTGCGCAGGTGGATCACCGTGTCGCCCTCTTGCCGCGAAAGGGCCGTCGCGACGTGGTCGGTGCAAGGTCGCAGCACGGCTAACAATCTTTCGCTGGTGGGGTGACTGCCTTGCTCCAGCAGGTTCTGACTAAAACGGGCCTGCGAGTGCAGCGGGTAATCGTAAGGGCGCATCAGCACCAGGGTGCCAATCCCCTGACGGCGTTGCAGCCAGCCGCGCTCGACCAGCTCATCCACAGCGCGGCGCAGGGTGTGGCGATTGACTTGAAAACGGTCGGCCAGTTGTTGCTCAGGAGGAAGATAGTCGCCACAGCGATAGCCGTTGCGCAGTTCGAGTTCGAGTTCGGCAGCAATTTGCTGATATCGCGTGGGGTAACTGGTCGGATGTCTAGATAAGTTCATCATAATGAAAACCTCGCACGGTCTTAACGAGCAGACAAAACCTAAAAAGTTGAGCTGGCGGGGAAGCGATGAAGAGAGGGGAATACGCTTTCATAGTGCCAACCTCGTTTCGGTGTTGGCATCAGAATGGCCGAGCTAAGTGACAATTTGGTGAATGGCGGGTTGCAGATAAATGAATAGTGGAAGACAGCTCGCAGGAAAGTGAGAGGGGAGTTTACGGGGCAGGAGTGTTCAAATTACACTCAATGAGCAATAGGAAAAGGTAAGTCTCTCTCACATAAGGAATATGTATGTCTGAAGCAAATAATATGGATTTTCAGCCTGCCGGAAAGCCGGTATTACCCGAAACCGCCGCCGAAATTTGGTTGCGCGAAAATCAGCAAGGTCTTGAGGCAGTCAAACGATATGCCGAAGAGAATGGCGCTTTCTCTGATTACCAGCGGGCTTTTTGATGGAGCAGTACGCTGTTTATGAGAATAAAGGTGGAGGAAAGGCCGCTTATCCTTTTCTGCTGAACATACAGCACCCTCTGGTTGAGGGCATTAGCCCTACCGTGATGGTTCCTTTAGTTCCGCTGGTTAAGTTAGCTGCTTTTCCGCCCAAAAAGCTGTGCCCACTGCTACGAGTGGAACATCAATCCTATGTTGCCATGACACACATGCTGGGTGGCGTACACTCGTGTGAGGTTGGGGAGCGGGTCAGTAGGCTTGATGGAGAAATTTACGACGTCAAAAATGCCTTTGATTTTCTACTGAATGGTATTTGAATAATAAGAGAGAGGAGTGAGATTCCTCTCTCTTCATTTACCTCACCACTTCACCTCAAGTAATGAATCACCTGATTTGAGCTGCCGCGCCAGATAAGCGCGGGGTCTTTCAGCTCTTGCACAAATTTGCCGTCTACCAACACGTTGATTAACTCGACCACCTGCTGCTGGTCGGCGGTTAATTCATCAAGCTTGTAGCCGGTCCACATCCAGACGTTTTTGCCGGGGCATTCGGCCTGAACACGTTCTAGCAGATGGCGAATTGCCGACAAATTTTGTGGATGCAAAGGGTCGCCGCCGGACAGCGTCAGCCCTTGGCGCGGGATCAATTCGTCTTGCAGGTCGGCAATAATCTTATCTTCATCTTGTTGGGTGAAGGGTTTGCCCGAGTCCAGCCGCCAGGTGCTTTTGTTGTAGCACCCGCGACATTCATGGACGCAGCCGGAGACGAACAGCACGCAGCGCGTTCCCGGCCCGTTGACGACGTCCACACTGTAATATTGATGGAAGTTCAAAGCGTTAGCCCAATTGCCCATTGCCTAAATGCTTGACGCGGCGTTTCACCTCTTCCTGCTTACCGGCGTTGAACGGGCGAGCGTCGGGGCTGCCGAGATAGCCACAAACCCTGCGAGTGACCGAGACGCGTGACGGCTCGTGATTGCCACATTTCGGGCAGGTGAAGCCTTTGCTGGTGCAGTCGAACTCGCCGGTGAAGTGGCATTCGTAGCACTCGTCAATTGGCGTGTTGGTACCGTAATAAGGCACCCGCGAGTAGCTATAGTCCCAGACATCTTCCAGCGCTTTCAGGTTATGTTGCAGGTTCGGGTATTCGCCATAGCAGATGAAACCGCCGTTGCTCAGTGGCGGATAGGGCGCTTCAAAGTCCAGCTTCTGATAAGGGTTCACCTTCTTCTCTACATCGAGATGGAAGCTGTTGGTGTAGTAGCTCTTGTCGGTGACGCCGGGGATCAGGCCGAACTCGGCGGCGTCCAAACGGCAGAAGCGATCGCACAGGTTTTCGCTCGGCGTACTGTAGAGGCTAAAACCGTAGCCGGTTTCCTCTTTCCACGCCTCGGTGGCTTCTTTCAGGCGATTGACGATGGCGATGGCCTTCTCGCGCAGCTGAACGGCGTCGAAAACGTGGGTCTGGTTGCCATACAGCGCGTTGATGGTTTCATGCACCCCGATATAACCCAGCGAGATTGATGCGCGGCCATTTTTGAAGATGGGCGCGATGTCGTCGTCAGCTTTCAGCCGGACGCCGCAGGCCCCTTCCATATAGAGGATTGGCGCGACGCGGGCTTTGATGCCGTCCAGCCGTGCAATGCGCGTCATTAAGGCCTTTTTCGCCAGCAGCAGTCTTTGGTCGAGCAATGCCCAGAAGGCCGTTTCGTCGCGGCCCGCTTCAAGAGCGATGCGCGGCAGGTTCAGGCTGATCACGCCAATATTGTTACGCCCGTCGTGCTGCATCTCGCCGTTCTCTTCATAGACACCGAGGAAGCTGCGGCAGCCCATTGGCGTTTTGAACGAGCCGGTGACTTTGACCACCTGCTCGTAGTTGAGAATGTCCGGGTACATGCGCTTGCTGGCGCACTCGAGCGCCAATTGCTTGATGTCGTAATTGGCATCGGCGGGCTGGCGGTTAAGGCCGTCGCGGATAGCAAACACCAGTTTGGGGAACACGGCGGTTTTGCGGTTTTTACCCAGACCGGCAATGCGATTACGCAGGATTGACTGCTGAATCAGGCGCGATTCCCAAGAGGTACCCAGCCCGAAGCCAAAGGTGACAAAGGGCGTTTGGCCGTTGGCGGTGTGCAGTGTATTCACCTCATATTCCAGCGACTGGAAGGCGTCGTAACACTCTTTCTCAGTGCGGCTGCGGGCGAAGGCTTCACAGTCTGCCACCTGCCACTCTTCGGCCACGGCTTTGTGTTTGTTGAAACTCTCGGTCACAAAGGGGGCGAGGATCTCATCGATGCGATTGATGGTGGTGCCGCCATAAATATGGCTGGCGACCTGAGCGATAATCTGTGCCGTGACCGCCGTTGCGGTGGAAATTGACTTAGGAGTGTCAATTTCCGCATTGCCCATTTTGAAACCCTTGGTCAACATGCCTTTTAGGTCAATCAGCATGCAGTTAAACATTGGGAAGAAGGGAGAATAGTCGAGGTCGTGATAGTGAATTTCACCGCGCTCGTGTGCCAAAACCACGTCGCGAGGCAAAATATGCTGTTTGGCGTAGTGCTTGGCGACAATGCCCGCCAGCAGGTCGCGCTGGGTGGGAATGACTTTGCTGTCTTTATTGGCATTCTCGTTGAGCAGCGCCACGTTGCTTTGCTCGACCAGCCCGCGAATCTCCTGATTCAGCCTGCCGCGCAGCTCGCGCGTCACATCGCGGTCATGGCGATATTCAATATAGGCGCG
This window contains:
- the nrdG gene encoding anaerobic ribonucleoside-triphosphate reductase-activating protein, coding for MNFHQYYSVDVVNGPGTRCVLFVSGCVHECRGCYNKSTWRLDSGKPFTQQDEDKIIADLQDELIPRQGLTLSGGDPLHPQNLSAIRHLLERVQAECPGKNVWMWTGYKLDELTADQQQVVELINVLVDGKFVQELKDPALIWRGSSNQVIHYLR
- a CDS encoding type II toxin-antitoxin system CcdA family antitoxin, whose product is MSEANNMDFQPAGKPVLPETAAEIWLRENQQGLEAVKRYAEENGAFSDYQRAF
- the phnF gene encoding phosphonate metabolism transcriptional regulator PhnF — protein: MNLSRHPTSYPTRYQQIAAELELELRNGYRCGDYLPPEQQLADRFQVNRHTLRRAVDELVERGWLQRRQGIGTLVLMRPYDYPLHSQARFSQNLLEQGSHPTSERLLAVLRPCTDHVATALSRQEGDTVIHLRTLRRVNGVPVSVIDHYLPDLDWWPSLQNFHNGSLHDFIRTEIKQTLTRRTTRINARRALAKESKLLEIVPQAPLLCVRTLNTCDGSGNVAEYSVGLTRADMIELTMEH
- the nrdD gene encoding anaerobic ribonucleoside-triphosphate reductase gives rise to the protein MPIVIKRDGCKVPFDSSLIYQAVSRAASAARIDNAEYCQQVARVVSEALLYKSQVDINEIQDAVENQLMSGPYKKLARAYIEYRHDRDVTRELRGRLNQEIRGLVEQSNVALLNENANKDSKVIPTQRDLLAGIVAKHYAKQHILPRDVVLAHERGEIHYHDLDYSPFFPMFNCMLIDLKGMLTKGFKMGNAEIDTPKSISTATAVTAQIIAQVASHIYGGTTINRIDEILAPFVTESFNKHKAVAEEWQVADCEAFARSRTEKECYDAFQSLEYEVNTLHTANGQTPFVTFGFGLGTSWESRLIQQSILRNRIAGLGKNRKTAVFPKLVFAIRDGLNRQPADANYDIKQLALECASKRMYPDILNYEQVVKVTGSFKTPMGCRSFLGVYEENGEMQHDGRNNIGVISLNLPRIALEAGRDETAFWALLDQRLLLAKKALMTRIARLDGIKARVAPILYMEGACGVRLKADDDIAPIFKNGRASISLGYIGVHETINALYGNQTHVFDAVQLREKAIAIVNRLKEATEAWKEETGYGFSLYSTPSENLCDRFCRLDAAEFGLIPGVTDKSYYTNSFHLDVEKKVNPYQKLDFEAPYPPLSNGGFICYGEYPNLQHNLKALEDVWDYSYSRVPYYGTNTPIDECYECHFTGEFDCTSKGFTCPKCGNHEPSRVSVTRRVCGYLGSPDARPFNAGKQEEVKRRVKHLGNGQLG
- the phnG gene encoding phosphonate C-P lyase system protein PhnG, translating into MHALENRQRWMSVLAHSQPAELLALWQPLNLSPKFERLRAAETGLTQLQGRMGGTGKRFVMGDMTVTRAVVQLDSGVYGYSYVAGRDKAHAELCAIIDALLQVNGMDELLHKSLIAPLAATQQERREQRAREVAASRVDFFTLVRGE
- a CDS encoding CcdB family protein, giving the protein MEQYAVYENKGGGKAAYPFLLNIQHPLVEGISPTVMVPLVPLVKLAAFPPKKLCPLLRVEHQSYVAMTHMLGGVHSCEVGERVSRLDGEIYDVKNAFDFLLNGI